Below is a window of Methanobacterium sp. DNA.
ATATTTTGGCAAGTATAGCCAAGTTTTTTACCAAACCACAGTTGGGTCCCTCTGGAGTTTCGTTGGGGCATATCTTCCCAAATTGAGTTGGATGCAAATCACGAGCTTCAAAGTGTGGTTGGCTCCTTGATAATGGAGATACAACACGTTTAAGGTGTGAAAGAGTTCCCATGTAACTAGTACGATCGAGTAACTGACTTACTCCTGCCCGTCCCCCAACCCAGTTTCCAGTGGCAATAGCATGTTTAATGTTCTCAGTTAGAACATCAGAACGTACAGCTTGCTTAACTGATGGTTCTTTACCTCTTGCTAAACTCCGTTCAAGTTGATAGGTCATGTCACGGGTTAAACTGGTAAATGCAACTCGGAACAAATCTTCCATTAAATCTCCAGATACGCGTAATCGTTTGTTGGCATAATGATCCTTATCATGTGGGTCGCGTTCATCAAAAATAACTTGGAGAAGCATTTCTGTCATTTCAGCTAAGTATGTGGCTTTTTCAGCCCTTTTATCAGACTCTACACCCATATGAGGTAATAAATATCGATCTATGACGTCTTCTGCTCTTTTTATTCTGTATTCCTCAGTCATTCCTTTAGCTACTCTGTTACCTATGTATTTGATAGCATCATAGGTTGTAGTAATCTCTGATGTTTGAATATCATCGATAAGTAAGAATTGTACATCATTTTCTTCGGAAACGCTGCTAACCAGATCAACATCTTTTTCAAGACCCAATGCACGTAGAAGAACCACTAATGGTATTTCTCCCGGCACATAAGGGAATGATATTCTTAAAAACACTCCTTTTTTGCGTGGTTTACGATATTCGAGAGTGATTCTTGCTCTGAAACCACTTTTAATCGATGTTACAATGGCTCTTGCCCTGCGGTCTTCTTTTTCACCTATTCTTTCCAGAATTATCTTGTTAGGTGCAATCTCTTCCATGGTTACAATGGCTCTTTCTGAACCATTTACAATGAAGTATCCTCCTGGATCCTGAGGATCTTCTCCATTTTTTTCAAGTTCATGATATCCTAATCCATTTAAGTGGCAAATATTGGATTTGAGCATAACTGGAAGTTCACCAATATACACCTTTTCCAGTTGTGGTTCTTCTTCACCCTTACTCAAAGCCATGTCCATGTACATGTGGGCCGAGTAAGTTAGATTTCTCAGTCGGGCTTCTGTTGGAAAAACTTTACTTTTTGATCCATCTGCTTCTTTAATGTAGGGTTTCTTTATCTCCACTTTACCAGTTTGTATGCAGTATTCTCCCTGTTCCAGAACTATTGGTTCGGTTATGTCAATTATGTCCTGTATTCGATGGTTTACAAAGTCATTATATGATTTTATATGATGGTCAACCAGTTTGTATTCATCAAAAAAGGTGTCAACAAGTCCCCAAGCATTTTTTACCATTAAATTCCTCCAAAAACAATCCATACCCCTCCATTACATAACACCAAAAGTTTGGGTGTGGTGGTTTGGACACAATATCAACTATATATATTATTTCATAAATACACACAGTTTATGTATCGGTGCATAAAGGTAAGGAATTATTCGTATTATTCTCGTATATATCCAATTCACTTTTGTGGTTAAATTATCTAAATATTAATCTAAAACCAAACGATATGTTTCAAATTTTCCAGCAGTCTGACTTTTTCTGGTTATCTTAAGAATATCCCCTGATTTAGCTTCTATAGCTTTTACAACTGGATCATCTAGTTTTATTTTTGGCAGTTGTTCAGGATGGATATCAAGCTTTTTTAATACTTTTTTAACTTCAGATTTCGACAAAACAACATGATCTGGAACTAGTTCATGTTTTAAGATATCCTTCTTCACCATTGAATCCTCCAATTAAAATTAGAACGGGCCCGACGGGAATTGAACCCGCGACCACTTGGTTAAAAGCCAAGCGCTCTCCCAGACTGAGCTACGGGCCCTCTAGAACGCCCTGGCCGGGAATTGAACCCGAGTCGCGGGCTCGACAGGCCCACATGATAGCCCCTACACCACCAGGGCAACTTTAGCAGAACTAGAGTATAGTGGTTTATGATATGATTCTTTATATACTTTTCTATTTCAATGTGTATGTTATTAAAACTTGTTAAGTTTGAGGGTTTCTCAAATAATCACTCGATAAGTGCATTATTTTGAATTTTAACAAATTCCATCAAACGAAGTCGTTTTATATAGAATATTAAGTCCCGCCTGCCGGACTTGAACCAGCAACATTCGGATCTACAGTCCGACGCTCTGCCAATTGAGCTAAGGCGGGATTTTAATATATTTGTGATATGATTATTTTATTGATTGATGGGACCACCCGGATTCGAACCGGAGTCTCAGGCTCCCAAAGCCCAAAGGATCGACCAAGCTACCCTATGGTCCCTACAGAATATTTGATTAAATTTAAAATCTAATCATTCAGTTTTAACATTGTTATAACTATTCTATATTGTTATTCTACCACCATTTAGAGCCCCGGACGGGAATTGAACCCGCGACCACGAGATTACAAGTCTCGCGCTCCACCAGACTGAGCTACCGAGGCATTTTAAGTTTTGAAATATTGCCTTATATAGTTTTTGGTGGAATGATTAATTGATATTAGATGACTCACCTTGTTAGTGAATTGGTGGTAAATTCAATTATTTAAAGTTTTTTTTAAAATTTAATTTCATGAAAATTAAAGAATACACCATTATTATAACATGCTAATTTTTAACCTTGTTTTTTAATACTGATTCTCTTAAAACTTCCACCGCAGGCAGTCTTACTCCCGCAATAAGGTTAATAGAAGCTCCCCCCCCACTGCTAATATGGCTAATTCCAGTTAATCCCATTTGATTTGCAGCAGCAGCAAGATGTCCACCTCCAATAATCGAAAATCCCGGAGAAGATGATATTGCATTAAGAATATCTTCAGTACCTTGATTGAATCCTTCCTTCTCAAAAACACCGGCAGGACCATTAGCAAATATGGTACGTGCATTTCTAATTATACGAGCGTATTCTGTGATGGTTTCAGTGCCCAGATCAAAGATTGGCAAGTTTGGAAGTTTTTCCACTGGATACTCCAATCTTTTATCATCCTTACAGACTGCTAGATCACTAGGTGCCAGTATCTTGTCTTTAAATTTTTTACAAAGATTTTTGGCCTTTTTAACATATTCACAGTATTCCCTATCTTCTATGAACTTCTTGTTTTGTTTTCGTATGTTTACTCCACCACCCCATAAAAATATGTTGGCAACTAAACCCGTGGTGAGGATATGATCGGCGCTTCCTGCCTCCAATGCGTTTTCCATAACCATTATAGAATCATCGACTTTAACCCCGCCTAAGACATAAACGCACGGTCTTTTAACATTACTTACTGCACTGTATAATGCTTTAAGCTCTTTTTCCATCACTCTTCCTGCTGCAGACGGCATTTTCATAGCAAAACCGACCATTGAAGGTTGCGAGCGATGGGCAGCAGCAAAAGCATCGTTTATGAAGTAGTCTGCTAATGGTGATAATAACCTTACCATGTGCGTTTCAGCTTGTTCTAATGGTTTTCTTTGGAGTATTTCTTCAGAATAGAAACGGACGTTTTCTAAAAGAAGTATTTCCCCTCCTTTCAACGTTGATATGGCTTCCCGAGCATTACTGCCAAATATATCATCAACATAACCCACTGGCATTTTTAATATCTTAGAAAGAGTTTCAGCATGTTGTTGGAGTGTGGTAAAGTCATTTTTCCCAGGACGGCTTTGATGAGCAATTAAAACAGTTTTTGCACCTTTTTCTGCCAGTTCACTGATTGTGTCTGAGTGTAATCTGATGCGTGTATCATCAAGAAGTAGTCCAGTTAAAGGATCGACTGGGGAGTTGATATCTACTCGTACCAACACTGTTTTACCATCTAATTCAAGATCGTCAATGGTGTAAAAATCAGG
It encodes the following:
- a CDS encoding phosphoglycerate kinase codes for the protein MMAPDFYTIDDLELDGKTVLVRVDINSPVDPLTGLLLDDTRIRLHSDTISELAEKGAKTVLIAHQSRPGKNDFTTLQQHAETLSKILKMPVGYVDDIFGSNAREAISTLKGGEILLLENVRFYSEEILQRKPLEQAETHMVRLLSPLADYFINDAFAAAHRSQPSMVGFAMKMPSAAGRVMEKELKALYSAVSNVKRPCVYVLGGVKVDDSIMVMENALEAGSADHILTTGLVANIFLWGGGVNIRKQNKKFIEDREYCEYVKKAKNLCKKFKDKILAPSDLAVCKDDKRLEYPVEKLPNLPIFDLGTETITEYARIIRNARTIFANGPAGVFEKEGFNQGTEDILNAISSSPGFSIIGGGHLAAAANQMGLTGISHISSGGGASINLIAGVRLPAVEVLRESVLKNKVKN
- a CDS encoding DNA-directed RNA polymerase subunit H — protein: MVKKDILKHELVPDHVVLSKSEVKKVLKKLDIHPEQLPKIKLDDPVVKAIEAKSGDILKITRKSQTAGKFETYRLVLD
- a CDS encoding DNA-directed RNA polymerase subunit B'' is translated as MVKNAWGLVDTFFDEYKLVDHHIKSYNDFVNHRIQDIIDITEPIVLEQGEYCIQTGKVEIKKPYIKEADGSKSKVFPTEARLRNLTYSAHMYMDMALSKGEEEPQLEKVYIGELPVMLKSNICHLNGLGYHELEKNGEDPQDPGGYFIVNGSERAIVTMEEIAPNKIILERIGEKEDRRARAIVTSIKSGFRARITLEYRKPRKKGVFLRISFPYVPGEIPLVVLLRALGLEKDVDLVSSVSEENDVQFLLIDDIQTSEITTTYDAIKYIGNRVAKGMTEEYRIKRAEDVIDRYLLPHMGVESDKRAEKATYLAEMTEMLLQVIFDERDPHDKDHYANKRLRVSGDLMEDLFRVAFTSLTRDMTYQLERSLARGKEPSVKQAVRSDVLTENIKHAIATGNWVGGRAGVSQLLDRTSYMGTLSHLKRVVSPLSRSQPHFEARDLHPTQFGKICPNETPEGPNCGLVKNLAILAKISEGSDPDELEAVIKKVKGINLI